CTCCCTGGCAGCAGGGACCAAAGTGGGCGAGGGAGCCCAGTGACCCATGGCAGCAAAGTGGGGAGCCCCAGGCAGACGCTGTCTGGCGTTGGCCTCTTGCTTCAGTTGTGGCTTCAGCAAACCCTAGCTCAGCCAGTAACCCTACCCCAAGGCTGGGGGGATCCCAGAGCTGTTCACATAAGCCATCCCTCACCTCCAGCATTGCTCCTCGTGCCGTGGGGAGGGCTCAGACTGGCTGCTCcggggtgcagggggaggcAAAGGGCCCAGGCACCTACAGCTCCTGCTCAAGACCTGGGGctgctccccacctccccagcctCTCCCGGCCCCGCCAGCTGCACCAGCTCCTGCGGCAGCACTGGCCTTGGGGCAGTTGCTGTGCACAGCCAAcagcagctgggcccccgtGCCTCGCAACGACCTTCGGCAGGAGCCAAGAGCTCCCGTTTTGAGCGGAAcaaggctgctgcaggcagcgtGACGCCCTGGGACTGCTGCCAGCTCAGTGCCACTGGTGTGGACCAGCCCGTGGCCCACTGGGACTAGGAGCCCCATGGGGGAcaaacagccccagcagccACTGCAGAGAGAGCAGCACCCAGACCTGGCCAATGCGCAGGATGCCCTTGGATCTGCCCATCCCTGGGGACCCTGGCAGCCCCCCAtggcaggggcaggagcagccaggaCTGGCTCCAGACCAGCCACCCCCCAGAGCCAGCAGGTTGGGGCTCCTGcccagcctgtccccagcaGCGCTGGCTCTGGAGACCCCAACCCAGCTCACAGCTGGGGACACGGGCAGGAGAGGATGTGGCCATGGGACACTTTATTGTggtgctgggctctgctccaGTGGCTGTGCAGAGCTTGGCAGGTgcagagaggggagaggggaccAGGGTGACCCACGCCAGCCCTGCCACCCACAGAGGCACTTTGGGGTGCCAGAAGAGAGCGGCAGCAACCCTGTCCCTGCCAGACCTGTCCTGCCCTCACTGTCCCATTCCCagtcccctcctgcccacagcCTCGATGCCTGCTGAGCACCCCAGGATGTCCCTCTGGGCGCGGGGCCATGCCTGGCTCACAgggagctgctctggcaggagccagccccagtgggcagccccagcccagcgGGCATCAGCTGCTCCTGCCCCCCTGGGACACCCCGCTTGGGTGGCAGGGAGGAGCCCGAGCAGTGGAAGGAGCCGGTGACTGGGGAGGGCGGCTGGGGCTCGGTGCCATGCCtgcaggggcagccccagcGCCTCTGGAAGGGGATGGTGAAGAGCCCATAGGTGATGGGGTCCAGGCATGCATTGAAGAGGCCAAAGATGAAGAGGATGTGGGTGAGGGCCGGCGAGACCCTCTTCTCCATGACCCGTGGGCAGAACCAGTACCACAGCCCCAGCAGGTAGTAGGGGGTCCAGCAGAGGATGAAGGAGGAGACGATGACCAGGCTCATCTTCAGCATGCGCAGCCGTGCCCGCGGGATGTTGTTCCTGGAGCACCGCAGCGACACGTCCTGGGATGAgactgggcggggggggcatGGCCCATGAGTGGGGGATGCTTAGTGGCCTGGCTGGGACAGGAACCCCATGCTctgcaggagggctgggggtgccccacacagccccagccaggcttccccccttctctcttcaCCCCGGGGTCCCTGCAAAGCCCCCTGGGCACAGGGACATGGCAGGCTGGTGCCCAGGCACTCACAAAGGCTGGAGCCCATGCGCCGGGAGATCTCCAGGAGGATGCGTGCGTAGCAGCAGATCATGATGAGCAGCGgcagcaggaagaggcaggTGAAGCCAAGCATGTTGTAGAGGGTCTcgtgccagggctgggggaagctgcccCGCGTGGTGCACTGGGTGAAGTTGTGCGGGGAGCGGAGGGTGACCGTGTGGAAGAGGAACAGCTGGAGACAGAGCAGAGGTGGGATGGTGGCCTCTTCGCTGGGGCCGCAGGGTGACGGGGGCTCTGCGCCTCCCGAAGGCAGGGCACCAGAGTCCCGAGCCAGGGACCACTGGAGCCACAGGGTCAGACCCTGCCAGCGGGAGCAGGAGCCGCAGTTGCCCCTGCGCCAGCTCCGCTCCCCGCTCCCAGGGGGCTAGGGTGcacagcggggaggggggcagagctgggtgcaGGGGGCACGCTGCCACAGTCCCTCTTTTGCTGCCCGGCTGGGCTGCCTCTCCTCCAAGccctctccatccccatcccacagggctCGTGGCAGCACCAGCCCTGGGAGCAACCCCAGCCGGCGCAGCCAGGCACCCTGGGAGCCGGCACAGGGGCTGGGTAGGCATCTGCCACGGGGCATGGGGCTGAAGAGGAGCCCTGGGGACGGGTACCTGCGGCACCGAGAGCCCTGCACTGAGGAGCCAGGCAGCATAGAGCATGATGCGGTTCCTCCTCCGGGCGCGGGCGATGGCCAGCGGGTGCAGGATGGCAGCCTGCCGGTCCAGGCTGATGACGACAGTGACGAAGGCAGAGGCGTACATGGCCAGCAGCCGGAGGTACATGAGGAGGCGGCAGGCCAGGTCGCCTGCCCGCCACTGCAACGTGATGTTCCAGATGGCGTCCAGCGGCATCACCGCCACCGTCACCAGCAGGTCGGCAGCAGccaggtgcagcagcagcaggcggATGTGGGACCGCtggccgccccgccggcccccggctGCCCGCAGAACCGCCAGGTTGCAGCCGGCAGAGAGGACGAAGAGGGCGAAGGTGACAGCCACACGGGCCTGAGCGGCGGGGGAGAAGGTGGGCAGCTGCAGGGGCTCCTCACTGCCCTCAGCCTGGGGACTCCAGGCACAGCCCAGCTCGGGGGGGGGCAGGCTGCTGGGGGGCTCCACGCTGGCGTTCCCCACTGCAGGGTCTGGGTCCGGATGGCCCCTTCCTGCTGCAATAGGCAGACAGGCAGTGGCAGCCTGCCCAGAGGGGGCCCTGGGGTGAGGGCTCCGGGGGGGACAGGTCGTGCTCAGCATAGGAGGTCCCATACCCTGgagccctgctccctgcccagggccaTGGTGCCTGCACCACAGCCCCTACCCCAGCTCACTGCGTTCCCATCTTCAGCTGCTCTCTGCATACCCGCTGCTCCTTCAgagcccccagcagcccccagagCCCCCACACACCCCATAGAGCTACAGGGGTCCTTGGCAccaagcagggcagagggagacAGTCtcagctgaccccaacccacCACCTACCCCAGGCCATTCCTGCTGCCCATCCATCCTCCACCCCAGAGCATCCCTTGTGGTCCTGCACAGGGATGGAGACCCTCCCAGCCCAATGCCAGAGCCCTCAGGGGACCAAGTGCCCCGGTCCCTCCACCCACCTCACCTCCAGCCAGGGTGTCCTGCCCAGCACCGCTCAGCTGGGCCATGTCAGGGCCGCTGCTCACGTACTGATGGGTGCCCATGCCGAGGGCTCCTGCATCTGCACCGTGCCTGGCGGCAGTGAGCCGATCGGGGccagggaaagagagggagcagggcaggtACCGCTGTTGCGCTGGCACCTGCAGCCACCTCCTCGCCTGCTGCTGGGCCACACTCAGCAGGCGGCTGGGGGGATGCCCTTGGTAGCTCAGGTTGCTCCTTGACGTAGCCAGCCAGCTTGGAACAGCTTGGTCCTTCACCGCACgccacccacacacacacagatgtgtAAGCGTGCACAGTGCTCACACAGACACTCAAATGCACGTTCCTCTTGATGCACACGCAGATGCGCACATGCTcatacatgtgcacacacagctCTGGCCTGAGATTGAGTCTCTCTACCCCCCACCcgcaggcaggcagctctgtGCCCCTCTGCCCGCTCCCGCTCCACCAGCTCATCCCAAATCCCATCCTAACAGCGCAGGGCTGGCCCCTGCTCAGCACCTTGTGTGGCTGCCAGCCCCAGGAAACCCACCTGGGTCAGCCCTCACCCAGGGCAGGGCAGTAGGTGCCCAAGGCAGTGGGAGATGCCCCGTGGCCGTGAGAGGGAGCGCCTCAGCCTAAGCATGCCCCAGCCCGGGGGAAGGAcctgccccagcccccagcccggGTGGGTACTGCAgcctgccctccccagggctgggactgctgctgccagggccaGGCATCGGGGTGCACAAAGGCTCCTTGATTTGGGGTGCATCATTTGGGGGCATCCCAGAGACCCACAGGTCCCTTCTCCCAGCActgcctctgccagctgctcccCCAGACTGTGGCTGTCCCCACGGCCAGAGCATGTCCCCATGGACAGAGTGTGTCCCTAAGTCTCTTAAGCCctggctgggggagggggggagctgcagcctgggagaGGGCGAGGGGGCTGCTTTGCATCTCAAAGGCTTCACTCCCCCTGGCAGACGGAATTAACATTATTAGCAAGTCATTTCACAGATAAGTGGGGCTCATtagccctgcagaccccctgCCCCAGAGCCCCCAGAGTGGGCAGAGAAGGGCCCCCCAGCACATTAGCACCCGGCTGTCAGGCCCTGACACGGTCCCTGTAATGGATTCTCCAGACCCCCATGGGCCCCCACACCCTGCAGGGAGCCACCGAAGGGACTGAGGAGCCCCATCTGCAGCCCCCCTGCACTCCCCTTTGGCCCAATGGggtcagccccagccccacacccgagcccttcccctgctgctggagcccaAATACCCACATTTAACCctgcgctgggggggggggtctcacaAGCACCAGCATGGGGGGCAGGTGATGCTTGGCTCACACTGAGCCCCAAGGCCGGATCCGGAGGGTACTGGTGaccccctgtccccagccagggGACAGAccccagggcaggaggtgtctCTCCCAATCCCCCCCCCTGCAATTGCTTTCCCAGATGCTGTGCAGCCACCCCGCAGCCGCGTGCTGTGGTCCCcagtccctgcagcccagcaacACGGCGCCGCATCTGTGCCAGAGCCCCTGCCCATGGCCTACCCTGCTGTAGAGCAGGAGTTTCACCAGTTCAGCCATCCTCTCCTGGCCCCAAACCCACTCCCGGAGCTGATGCAGTGGCCCAGGCACACTGCACTCCATCCCATGCCCAGCTCTTGCCACAGGAACAGCCACGCGGTGACACACAGAGGGGCACAAGGGTTTCTTTATGTGCAGTCGCAGCCGCCCCAGCACGTCCAGCACCGCTCCAGGCTCATGCAAGAGGCAGTTCGtccccaccacctcccagcTGCCCAAGGTGGGACATCATCCCCCGCGCTGCAGGCATCCGGACAGTGTGTCGTGGGGCCACATGGCACCAAGTGCTCCAGCGCCGGGGAGCGTGGGCTCGTCTGGGTCAGTCCTGGGGCTGTGGTGGGAGCAAAGCCTCCAAGAGAGAGAGCAGGTCTGTGGAGAGGTCCTGGGGGGAGCGGAGGGTGGGTGAGAGGGTGACTGGCCAGGGTGGGGGTCCATGGCAAGGCTGGGGTCTCAGGGGGTGCAGGAACGGGGGCTGACAGACCCCACCAGCCAGGAGGGCTCCTGGTCAGGGACAAACAGGACCATGGCCTCAGGtctgtctgtcccagctgaTGGGACCCCAACAAACACGAGGGAGGGTGGCTCCGGGGAGGATCGGAGCAGGCTGAGGGATCCACGTGCACCCGCTGCAggaaggagggggggacacCACTCCGTTCCCAATCCCAGACAAGGCTGTTGTTACCCCAAACCCAGTCCCCACACTGACCCAAGCCAAGGGGACTCCGAGCGCACCGGAGCCCCACCCCATGCCAGCCCCTTGCTGGGAGCCACCTGGGCTCACCCCAGTCCCTACCAGCGCACATACCTGGGTGACTGTCCCTGCATCCATGAACTCTGGCAGCATCAGCCCCGCATCCAGGAGGGGGTCACTGGGGAGGTCCGCGGGGGCCCCTGCCCCTGTGCAGTGAGGAGGGGACAGCCAGGAGGACGTGTTGGAAGCAACAGCCCCGTGCAGCTCCAGGGGCGTCCCCGTCACAGGGATGTAGGGGGGTGACCCCCAGGCCTCCATCCCCATGTCGGGAACTCCAAGCACctctgggggggtccctgcagcaGGGCCACAAGGGGGTGACCCCCAGGCCCCTGTCCCCATACCAGGAGCCCCATGCAGCTCCAGGGGGGTCCCCACCATGGGAGGTGACCCCCAGCCCACGGTGCCGGGGGGCAAAGCATCCTGCGGGGCTGGGGTCGGCAGGTGCAGGCGGGGGTCCGGGGTCTGGCAGCACCCCAGGccctgggggcagagggggcagTGCCGGGGGGCCGCCCCCCGCTGCCGGGCCAGCGCCTCCTCGCTGAGCCCCAGCAGGGCTGAGAGGTGGGCGATGTAGCGGATGGCGAGGCGCAGGGTCTCGATCTTGGTGAGGCTCTGCCCCGCAGGCGCCAGTGCGGGTGGCAGGTAGTGCCGCAGCCGCAGCAGTGCCTGCGCCAGCCGCCGCATCCGCAACTTCTCCCGCTCGCTGGCGCTCTGCCGCGGGCCACCTGGCCCCGAGCCCCGGAGTCCCTTTCTGCCCCCGGGGCCACCTCGcaggcggggggcggcggggccaCGGCAGGGTCCCCGGGCAGTGGCGGGAGACGAGAGGCCGCAGGAG
This DNA window, taken from Haliaeetus albicilla chromosome 12, bHalAlb1.1, whole genome shotgun sequence, encodes the following:
- the LOC138688311 gene encoding gonadotropin-releasing hormone II receptor-like, translated to MAQLSGAGQDTLAGGRGHPDPDPAVGNASVEPPSSLPPPELGCAWSPQAEGSEEPLQLPTFSPAAQARVAVTFALFVLSAGCNLAVLRAAGGRRGGQRSHIRLLLLHLAAADLLVTVAVMPLDAIWNITLQWRAGDLACRLLMYLRLLAMYASAFVTVVISLDRQAAILHPLAIARARRRNRIMLYAAWLLSAGLSVPQLFLFHTVTLRSPHNFTQCTTRGSFPQPWHETLYNMLGFTCLFLLPLLIMICCYARILLEISRRMGSSLFSSQDVSLRCSRNNIPRARLRMLKMSLVIVSSFILCWTPYYLLGLWYWFCPRVMEKRVSPALTHILFIFGLFNACLDPITYGLFTIPFQRRWGCPCRHGTEPQPPSPVTGSFHCSGSSLPPKRGVPGGQEQLMPAGLGLPTGAGSCQSSSL
- the LOC138688310 gene encoding mesoderm posterior protein 1-like — translated: MAHSAAPGLPLPATALLQDWGCCGPPDHEGYSSSSPAPSPDSCGLSSPATARGPCRGPAAPRLRGGPGGRKGLRGSGPGGPRQSASEREKLRMRRLAQALLRLRHYLPPALAPAGQSLTKIETLRLAIRYIAHLSALLGLSEEALARQRGAAPRHCPLCPQGLGCCQTPDPRLHLPTPAPQDALPPGTVGWGSPPMVGTPLELHGAPGMGTGAWGSPPCGPAAGTPPEVLGVPDMGMEAWGSPPYIPVTGTPLELHGAVASNTSSWLSPPHCTGAGAPADLPSDPLLDAGLMLPEFMDAGTVTQDLSTDLLSLLEALLPPQPQD